The following are encoded together in the Brassica napus cultivar Da-Ae chromosome A9, Da-Ae, whole genome shotgun sequence genome:
- the LOC111210020 gene encoding alcohol dehydrogenase class-3-like, producing MATQGQVITCKAAVAYEPNKPLVIEDVQVAPPQAGEVRIKILFTALCHTDAYTWSGKDPEGLFPCILGHEAAGVVESVGEGVTEVQPGDHVIPCYQAECRECKFCKSGKTNLCGKVRSATGVGVMMNDRKSRFSVNGKPIYHFMGTSTFSQYTVVHDVSVAKIDPKAPLEKVCLLGCGVPTGLGAVWNTAKVEPGSNVAIFGLGTVGLAVAEGAKTAGATRIIGIDIDSKKYETAKKFGVNEFVNPKDHQKPIQEVIVDLTDGGVDYSFECIGNVSVMRAALECCHKGWGTSVIVGVAASGQEISTRPFQLVTGRVWKGTAFGGFKSRTQVPWLVEKYMNKEIKVDEYITHSMTLGEINKAFDLLHEGTCLRCVLSTSD from the exons ATGGCCACTCAAGGTCAGGTTATCACGTGCAAAG CTGCGGTGGCTTACGAGCCCAACAAACCTCTCGTCATCGAAGACGTTCAAGTCGCTCCCCCTCAGGCTGGTGAGGTTCGGATCAAGATCCTATTCACTGCTCTCTGTCACACCGACGCCTACACTTGGAGCGGCAAG GATCCTGAAGGTCTCTTCCCATGTATCCTCGGTCATGAAGCTGCTGG GGTTGTTGAGAGTGTTGGTGAAGGTGTAACTGAAGTTCAACCTGGAGACCATGTTATCCCTTGCTATCAAGCCGAGTGCCGTGAATGCAAGTTCTGCAAATCCGGCAAGACTAACCTCTGCGGCAAGGTTCGGTCCGCTACTGGTGTTGGGGTCATGATGAACGACCGTAAGAGCCGGTTCTCGGTTAATGGGAAACCCATTTATCACTTCATGGGTACCTCCACGTTTAGTCAGTACACTGTTGTTCATGACGTCAGTGTCGCCAAGATCGATCCTAAGGCTCCTTTGGAGAAAGTCTGCCTTCTTGGATGTGGTGTTCCCACTG GTCTTGGAGCTGTTTGGAATACTGCAAAAGTAGAACCAGGGTCTAATGTTGCCATCTTTGGTCTTGGGACTGTTGGACTTGCT GTTGCTGAGGGTGCGAAAACGGCTGGTGCTACAAGGATCATTGGCATTGATATCGACAGCAAGAAGTATGAAACTG CAAAGAAGTTTGGTGTTAATGAGTTTGTAAACCCAAAAGACCACCAAAAGCCAATTCAGGAAGTGATTGTCGACCTCACTGATGGAGGTGTTGACTACAGCTTTGAGTGCATCGGGAATGTCTCCGTGATGAGAGCCGCTTTGGAGTGCTGTCACAAG GGATGGGGAACTTCAGTTATAGTGGGTGTTGCAGCATCAGGACAAGAGATATCAACACGACCGTTCCAACTTgtgactggccgtgtgtggaaAGGAACAGCATTTGGTGGTTTCAAGAGTCGAACCCAAGTGCCTTGGCTTGTAGAGAAGTATATGAACAAG GAGATCAAAGTGGATGAGTACATAACGCACAGCATGACATTGGGAGAGATCAACAAGGCTTTTGATCTGCTGCACGAAGGCACTTGTCTTCGTTGTGTCCTCAGTACCAGTGATTGA
- the LOC111210019 gene encoding nuclear transport factor 2-like, whose protein sequence is MATPYPGAMQVGSYFVGQYYQVLQQQPDLIHQFYSDTSKAIRVDGDSSETADSLLNIHNMVMSLNFTAIEVKTINSVESWEGGVLVAVSGSVKTKEFSNRRSFMQTFFLAPQEKGYFVLNDIFQFINDGTLSYHQPSYLSETKGDEAQLNPPNSHPEEPQVPDYVLEQEARDYVDAVQIKDDPVDKYSLQEDQHHEDYEDEVEDVEETPREEVVVDVVHESRAAPPEEPPVGEKSKMSYASILRVAKEAAAAPVVSTQPSHNRNSQEINEWDQPLMTPSPQVAAPLAPVQQPYVTDYGAEAEDGFGFEDFEMKSVYVRNLPSDISASEIEEEFKNFGTIKPDGVFLRTRKDVVGVCYAFVEFEDMTSVENAIKASPIYLGGRHVYIEGRRPNPAGVRGARRGGRGRGGYPTEAPRGRFGSSRGNRDGGGDYRARGNGYNRVGR, encoded by the exons ATGGCGACTCCTTATCCTGGAGCGATGCAG GTTGGTTCGTACTTCGTGGGACAGTACTATCAAGTGTTGCAGCAGCAGCCAGATCTCATCCACCAGTTTTACTCCGACACTAGCAAAGCCATCCGCGTCGATGGTGATTCCAGCGAAACAGCTGATTCTTTGCTG AATATTCACAACATGGTCATGTCACTGAACTTCACTGCCATCGAAGTGAAGACCATCAATTCAGTTGAGTCCTGGGAAGGTGGCGTTCTCGTGGCTGTTTCTGGATCCGTGAAGACAAAGGAGTTCAGCAACAGGAGGAGTTTCATGCAGACTTTCTTTCTTGCTCCTCAGGAGAAGGGTTACTTTGTTCTCAATGATATTTTTCAGTTCATCAATGACGGAACTCTCTCCTATCATCAGCCTTCTTATTTGTCCGAGACCAAGGGGGACGAGGCTCAGCTCAATCCTCCAAACTCTCATCCTGAAGAACCCCAAG TTCCTGACTATGTTCTGGAGCAAGAGGCGAGAGATTATGTGGATGCTGTCCAAATCAAAGATGATCCTGTAGATAAGTACAGTCTGCAAGAGGACCAACATCATGAAGACTACGAGGATGAAGTTGAGGATGTTGAGGAAACACCTAGGGAGGAAGTTGTGGTTGATGTGGTCCATGAATCTCGGGCTGCACCTCCAGAGGAACCACCCGTTGGTGAAAAATCCAAGATGAGTTATGCTTCCATT TTACGGGTTGCAAAGGAAGCAGCTGCGGCGCCTGTTGTTTCTACACAACCATCACATAACAGGAACTCTCAAGAGATTAATGAGTGGGATCAACCACTGATGACTCCTTCCCCTCAGGTGGCTGCGCCTCTTGCCCCTGTGCAGCAACCATATGTTACCGACTATGGAGCAGAGGCGGAAGATGGCTTCGGGTTTGAGGACT TTGAGATGAAATCAGTGTACGTTAGGAATTTGCCTTCCGACATATCTGCTTCTGAAATCGAGGAAGAGTTCAAGAACTTTGGTACAATCAAACCTGATGGTGTTTTCCTCAGAACCCGCAAG GATGTTGTTGGTGTTTGCTACGCCTTTGTTGAGTTTGAGGACATGACTTCCGTCGAGAATGCTATAAAG GCTTCTCCGATATACTTGGGTGGAAGACACGTATACATTGAGGGACGAAGACCTAATCCCGCTGGTGTACGCGGAGCAA GAAGAGGAGGACGTGGAAGGGGTGGATACCCAACAGAAGCACCAAGAGgccggtttggttcttcccGAGGAAACCGGGATGGAGGTGGTGACTATAGGGCAAGAGGTAACGGTTACAACCGTGTTGGCCGCTAA